The genomic DNA GTTGCCTAACAGCAATAGGCAGGAGGGAAAATGTCCCTGCTTTTCAACTTCTCCTTATTCCCGATGAAGTCTATTTTCTAATACTATTAGTCATGAATCGTTCCATCGGGCATCTTTGTTCCCCGCAAGTTAGCAGAGTTTAAATTAGCACCTTCCAGGTTTGCCCAGCTCAGATCTGCCCCTCTTAAATCTGCCCACTGCAAGTTTGTATGACGTAAATCTGCCCATCGCAAGTTGGCATGACGCAGATCAGCTCTTCTGAGGTTTGCATTTTTCAAGTCTACACAACTAAGGCTGGCTGATCTGAGATCGACGTTTTGAAAATCCCTCTCGCCTGATGCCAACAGCATTTGAAATTCAGTAACGTCCATATATGCTCCATCATGCCTTAACACTACAATTACTTCACCTCCTCCTTATATTCCCCTGATTTTCTCGTCTTGTGCTACTGTTTTAGGTAAGGCTTATTTTCGGGCGTGTAATTCGTTCCACAAGCGTTTCTCCGAATCTAATTCTCTACACTTTGTATGATTCGGAGACTTTTATGTCGATTTATGTTGGCAATTTATCCTACGAAGTTACAGAGGATGGTTTGAATCAGGTTTTTCAGGAATACGGTACGGTTAAACGAGTTCAGCTTCCAACCGATCGCGAAACAGGTCGGTTACGTGGATTTGCCTTTGTTGAGCTAGGAACAGATGCAGAAGAGACTGCCGCGATCGAAGCACTAGACGGTGCAGAGTGGATGGGACGCGATCTCAAAGTCAATAAGGCAAGACCGCGTGAAGACAGAGGCTCATCGGGCGGCGGTCGGGGGAACCAAGGGAATTCCTCACGACGCTACTAAACTAAGGGATTGCTGCAATCCCTCTTAAATGCCCAGACCTAGGATAGTCAGTGGTTATTGCGATAGAGCGTTTTTTCTGCGCAGCCTTGATCTATCTAATTAAAAGGAAAATTGAATGACCCAAGTTATTCCTGGTGAGAATGAGGGAATTGAGTCAACGTTGCGCCGATTCAAGCGGGCAGTTTCAAGAGCAGGAATTTTTCCAGATATGCGAAAGCATCGCCATTTTGAAACTCCAATCGAAAAGCGGAAGCGTAAAGAACTTGCAAAGCACAAACAGCGCAAGAGAAAGTTCCGGTATTAATTAGACGACGTGCTGAACAAAGTGCTTTAAGTGCGATCAAATTCATCATTTTGGAAATAGCCTAACCATGAATATCAAGGAACTCTGTAGCCGCTACGCAGCAGGACAACGGGACTTTAGCAACCTAAATCTCATCGCAGCAAATTTGAGAAACATGAACTTTGCGGGGATCAATCTCAGCGGTGCCAATTTGACAAAAGCAAATCTCACAAGAACAAACTTGAGTCAGGCAAATCTCACAGGCGCAATCCTCACAGGCGCCAACCTAACCGAGACAAATCTGACAAGAGCAAACCTGAGGGATGCTAATCTAAGCGATACTATTCTGGCATCTGAAAAACTCAGTCAAGCTCGTCCGCGTGAAGTGACGATGGCAGAGAAAACATCTCCTGCTACATCCTCTAATCATCTCAATAATGCTTCCCTGCCCTAGCATGGTCAAGCCAGAGAAAAGCGATCAATGCCTACAATCGGATCGGTTGTTTCCTAGCGATGAACAGTTCCGTCAGGCATCGTAGTTTTACTCAGTTCTGCCCGATTGATGGTCGCTCCTTGAATCTCGGCTCCAGTTAAATCTGCTCCACCGAGATATGCCCCGTCTAAATTTGCGTCAGTCAGATCGGTTTCCCTCAGATTTGCTCCACTCAAATCGGCGCACCGCAGATCAACATCGCTCAAGTCTGCTTTAGCCAGGTTTGCTCCACTTAAGTCTGTTCCTCCTAGTTTTGCGCCACTGAGGTCTGCTCCGCTGAGATTTGCCTGGGTTAAATCTGCTCCGCTGAGGTCTGCACCACTCAGGTCTGCATGAGTTAGACAGGCTTGCGTCATCTCTGCATCCGCCAAATTTGCTTGATTCAGCTTTGCCTGCTTGAGATGCGCTTCAGTCAATTCTGCTCCGCTTAAATTAGCTCCCACTAAATCCGCCCCGATTAGCTTTACTCCAATCAGGTTTGCCTTCGTCAGGCAGACTTGAACCAGGCTAACGTGACTGAAATCCCGTTGCCCTTCCGCGTATCGCTTCATGATTTCTTGAGCATCCATATTTTTATCTCCTAATGTTAATCTTTAGTTTTATGGCAAATTTAACTGTAATCCTGTTCATCTCCCACCCAATTCTGCATTTAGTAAGGCTTACAGCCTCTACAAACTTGTGTAAAATTTCCCATCAGCTTACTTAGAAGAAGTGAATGGGAGAGAATTCTCTTTTTACACAAAATTTAAAACAGGAGCTTTACCCCTGAAATCAATTGCTCTATTGACGTTCACCTTGAGAAATACAAGACTTTTCTGCCCGACTCAAAGCTTCTTAAGGCATCTCATTCGCAAAACTTCTCTTCAACTCTATATATTCATCTACCTTAGGTTAGAAAAGTAGATAGCTATTTGGCAGACAACTGGTGTCTACAAGCTTGGACTGATCCTGTTATTGCACCTCTGAGATTAAAAGCTCAAAGATTCCATCAAAACTTTAGCAGGAGAGAGATCTTAAGTTTGAATAATATTTGCACTCCTCAATAGCCCAACCCTAGCACAAGAACTCAGGCTTCGCTTGCGTAAGTTGCAGTAGCAATTTTTGACTGCATTTTGAAGTCCCCTAAGCAATAAGAAATATCTAATTTATTTTTGGTGGCGAATAGAGTTATGATTTTAATCAAAAAAGAAGAGTGGTGAGGCACTTTTTCGTCCTAATCGCTGTTAAATTAAAACCAAACAAAATTGGGATTAAGCTAAGTCATATTATGCGAGTTCTATTACTGTATCCTCTCTTTCCTAAGTCGTTCTGGTCTTTTGATAAAGCGCTGGAACTGATTGGGCGAAAGGTCTCTCTTCCTCCTCTGAGCCTAATTACTGTTGCTGCAATTCTGCCGCAATCCTGGGAGTTCCGCCTGGTCGATCGCAACGTGGGCTATGAAAATGAAGCCGACTGGTATTGGGCAGACCTCATTATCATTTCTGGCATGATCGTGCAAAAAGACGACATGCTGTATTTGATTGAGAAGGCAAAGCGTCTCGGAAAGCGGGTTGCAGTCGGTGGACCCTATGTGACTTCTGTTCCCGAAGCGGCTCAAGAGGCAGGGGCAGATTTTCTAGTGTTGGACGAAGGGGAAATCACCCTGCCGCTCTTTGTTGAAGCACTGGAGCGGGGAGAAACATCAGGTGTTTTTCGAGCTAACGGTGAAAAACCAGATGTCACCCATACCCCTATCCCCCGGTTTGACTTACTCGATCTCAATGCCTACAGCGATATGTCCGTGCAATTCTCGCGGGGATGTCCCTATCAGTGTGAATTTTGCGACATCATTGTGCTGTATGGACGGAAGCCCCGGACAAAAACTCCGGCTCAACTGCTGGCAGAACTGCAAGCCCTGTACGACTTAGGCTGGAGGCGATCGATTTTTGTTGTAGACGACAATTTCATCGGCAATAAGCGCAATGTCAAACTCCTGCTGAGAGAATTGGCACCCTGGATGGCGGAGCGGGGCTATCCTTTTAGTCTTTCGACTGAAGCTTCTGTTGATTTGGCGCAGGATCAGGAACTGCTTGATCTGATGATCGCGGCGAATTTTACGGCTGTCTTTCTGGGAATTGAAACGCCCGACACCGACAGTCTATCGCTGACTCAAAAGTTTCAGAATACCCGCAACTCACTCGTTGAATCCGTCAAAACCATCAATCGGGCGGGACTGCGTGTGATGGCAGGGTTCATTATTGGGTTCGACGGCGAGAAATCCGGGGCGGGCGATCGCATCATTGATTTTGTCGAAGCCACAGCCATTCCGCAAGCCCTTTTTAGTATGCTGCAAGCCTTGCCGAATACTGCTCTATCCCAGCGTTTAGAAAAGGAAGGGCGATTGCTGGAAACTGGGAACGAAGCAAATATTCACCAGACGACGCTGATTAATTTCGTTCCAACTCGTCCAATCGAAGAGATTGCGCAGGAATACGTTCGATGCTTTTGGGATTTGTATGAACCCGATCGCTACTTGGCACGGGTTTATCGCCATTTCATCGACATGACCCCCCAACATCGGCAGAAAAAGTTTAAGCCTCCTGAACCGTCAGACCTCCGGGCACTATTTCTGATCTGTTGGCGACAGGGGCTAAAGCGCAATACTCGCTGGCAGTTTTGGCAGCAGCTATTCTCGATCATTCGTCGTAACCCAGGCGTGTTTAAGCATTACCTGACCAATTGCGCGCATTTGGAGCATTTCATAGACTATCGCCAGATTGTACGCAGCGAAATTGAAACCCAGCTCGCTAACTACTCGTGAGTCAGGAGTATCTGACACGGCACTACCAATTTGAAGGCTGCGCCATTTCTGGTAAAGATGTACACCTGCCTCAAGTTCTGTAGTGTCGCGTCCGTCCGTCAAAAGCGATCGCCCTGCCTCAAGTTGCCCCGTGTCTGATCCAGCGGGAACTACGGATGATCAGCAGGTTTAATCCGGGCAGCATAGGCAGCCAGACGATCGACAATGCCAGGCGCAATCAGCTTGCCCCAGGGAATAAGTTTGCCTTTGAGCGTCATGATGTGTTCCCGCTTGCGACGTTCCATTGCCCCGATGATTTGTCGCACGCATTCATCCACTGACATTGTGCCCTGACTCTCATTGCGTGGACTTTGCCCTAACGCGCTGCCATCGGCTCCCAGTGCCCGTTCTCGGATATCAGTGGCGACAAATCCCGGAGAAATAACCAGAACATCGACTCCGCTTCCTTGCAGTTCAATTCGGAGCGTATCGAAAAAGCCCTGCATGGCATGTTTGCTGGCAACGTAGCCAGAACGGGTGGGAACAGCGGTTTTGCCGCAGAGCGAAGAGATTGACACCAGCAGCCCGCGATTCGCTTTGAGATAAGGCAAGGCAAAATGAGTACAGTACACCGCCCCCAGATAATTGACCTGCATGATCTGCTCAAAGATCGAGAGGTCTGTCACCTGCTCGAAATTTGTGATCATCGAAATTCCGGCGTTATTGACCAGGATGTCAAGCTGTCCGAAGGTCGCGATCGTCTTGTCAATGAGCTGCTGACAGTCCTCTGGCTGTGCCACATTGGTCGCAACGGCAATTGCCTTTCCCCCAGCTTTCATGCAAGCCTGTGCAGTTTGTTCCAGCGCCGCCTGATTTCGGGCTGCCAGGACTAGATTTGCACCCTGCTCCGCTAGTCTGAGGGCAAGGGATTGTCCAATTCCCGCCGATGCTCCGGTTAAAACGATCGTTTTATTAGCAAAGGTCATGGCTTGCGTCCCACAATAGTCCGGTGGCGAGGGTCACTGGGAACGGTAATGATCTGCTGAAAGCCGATCGTCTGCATTGTCGCTTCGAGATTAAAGGTGTAGTAATCGTCCGACCAGGGTTCGGTACTCTTCATCAGGGTAAACAGAACGGGCGGCAGATTCTGGATGACCGGAGATTGCGGGTTATTGTCTACGATCGCCAGATGCCCACCCGCGCGTAGAAGACG from Leptolyngbya ohadii IS1 includes the following:
- a CDS encoding pentapeptide repeat-containing protein; this translates as MDVTEFQMLLASGERDFQNVDLRSASLSCVDLKNANLRRADLRHANLRWADLRHTNLQWADLRGADLSWANLEGANLNSANLRGTKMPDGTIHD
- a CDS encoding RNA recognition motif domain-containing protein, which produces MSIYVGNLSYEVTEDGLNQVFQEYGTVKRVQLPTDRETGRLRGFAFVELGTDAEETAAIEALDGAEWMGRDLKVNKARPREDRGSSGGGRGNQGNSSRRY
- the rpsU gene encoding 30S ribosomal protein S21, coding for MTQVIPGENEGIESTLRRFKRAVSRAGIFPDMRKHRHFETPIEKRKRKELAKHKQRKRKFRY
- a CDS encoding pentapeptide repeat-containing protein, translating into MNIKELCSRYAAGQRDFSNLNLIAANLRNMNFAGINLSGANLTKANLTRTNLSQANLTGAILTGANLTETNLTRANLRDANLSDTILASEKLSQARPREVTMAEKTSPATSSNHLNNASLP
- a CDS encoding pentapeptide repeat-containing protein, which translates into the protein MDAQEIMKRYAEGQRDFSHVSLVQVCLTKANLIGVKLIGADLVGANLSGAELTEAHLKQAKLNQANLADAEMTQACLTHADLSGADLSGADLTQANLSGADLSGAKLGGTDLSGANLAKADLSDVDLRCADLSGANLRETDLTDANLDGAYLGGADLTGAEIQGATINRAELSKTTMPDGTVHR
- a CDS encoding B12-binding domain-containing radical SAM protein yields the protein MRVLLLYPLFPKSFWSFDKALELIGRKVSLPPLSLITVAAILPQSWEFRLVDRNVGYENEADWYWADLIIISGMIVQKDDMLYLIEKAKRLGKRVAVGGPYVTSVPEAAQEAGADFLVLDEGEITLPLFVEALERGETSGVFRANGEKPDVTHTPIPRFDLLDLNAYSDMSVQFSRGCPYQCEFCDIIVLYGRKPRTKTPAQLLAELQALYDLGWRRSIFVVDDNFIGNKRNVKLLLRELAPWMAERGYPFSLSTEASVDLAQDQELLDLMIAANFTAVFLGIETPDTDSLSLTQKFQNTRNSLVESVKTINRAGLRVMAGFIIGFDGEKSGAGDRIIDFVEATAIPQALFSMLQALPNTALSQRLEKEGRLLETGNEANIHQTTLINFVPTRPIEEIAQEYVRCFWDLYEPDRYLARVYRHFIDMTPQHRQKKFKPPEPSDLRALFLICWRQGLKRNTRWQFWQQLFSIIRRNPGVFKHYLTNCAHLEHFIDYRQIVRSEIETQLANYS
- a CDS encoding SDR family oxidoreductase produces the protein MTFANKTIVLTGASAGIGQSLALRLAEQGANLVLAARNQAALEQTAQACMKAGGKAIAVATNVAQPEDCQQLIDKTIATFGQLDILVNNAGISMITNFEQVTDLSIFEQIMQVNYLGAVYCTHFALPYLKANRGLLVSISSLCGKTAVPTRSGYVASKHAMQGFFDTLRIELQGSGVDVLVISPGFVATDIRERALGADGSALGQSPRNESQGTMSVDECVRQIIGAMERRKREHIMTLKGKLIPWGKLIAPGIVDRLAAYAARIKPADHP